The following proteins are co-located in the Amyelois transitella isolate CPQ chromosome W, ilAmyTran1.1, whole genome shotgun sequence genome:
- the LOC132904100 gene encoding craniofacial development protein 2-like gives MRQNTKGKSGKARASPLSDDNSEYATYDRAFPVSDGIPKRKDTVPMLELRICTWNIGTMTGRSAELSSILERRRINICCVQETKWKGAKSRQIGKGYKLLYNGRENTKNGIGIILDQYLSNNVVGINRISDRIMSVKLALNKQPCLNVISVYAPQVNCQDAEKQEFWEELQSLVTTIPPGEQKLICGDLNGHVGMDGGGYTGNHGGFGFGEQNREGETILDFASCHDLAVVNTFFQKKDEHLITYKSGNSKTQIDYILIDKKDLKQIKDCKVIPGEPLTSQHRLLLTALKLKTPIKTKIPRVEKIKWHALNGDKGKAVRDQIIEYLGNTSPENYSSTSKLWENFESFCVATVKRELGVSKGALHSAKDAKWWNNRAKDSVAEKKRLFKIWQNTRSEEDREIYIQAKKAARKTVAVERERKPSQSFISDWNHRLTLTYIK, from the coding sequence ATGAGGCAAAATACCAAAGGAAAGAGTGGAAAGGCTAGGGCGTCCCCCTTAAGCGACGACAATAGTGAATATGCGACATATGATAGGGCGTTCCCCGTAAGCGACGGAATACCGAAGCGAAAAGACACTGTGCCGATGCTTGAACTGCGTATATGCACTTGGAATATCGGCACAATGACTGGACGGAGTGCTGAACTTAGCTCGATACTGGAGCGACGACGCATAAACATCTGTTGTGTGCAAGAAACAAAATGGAAAGGTGCTAAAAGTCGCCAAATTGGAAAAGGGTATAAGCTACTATATAATGGAAGAGAGAACACCAAGAATGGTATTGGAATAATCCTGGATCAATATCTTAGTAATAATGTAGTAGGGATAAACAGAATAAGTGATCGCATCATGTCCGTTAAGTTAGCCTTGAATAAACAACCATGCCTGAATGTCATCTCAGTCTACGCACCACAAGTCAACTGCCAGGACGCAGAGAAACAAGAATTCTGGGAAGAATTACAGTCACTTGTAACAACAATACCACCGGGAGAACAAAAACTCATATGCGGAGACTTAAATGGCCACGTGGGAATGGATGGAGGTGGTTATACAGGGAATCATGGGGGTTTCGGATTTGGAGAACAAAATAGGGAAGGGGAAACCATTTTGGATTTTGCGTCATGTCATGATCTTGCAGTAGTTAACACGTTCTTTCAAAAGAAGGATGAACATCTAATCACATACAAGAGCGGAAACTCTAAAACCCAGATTGACTACATACTAATAGACAAAAAAGACTTAAAGCAAATTAAAGACTGTAAGGTTATCCCCGGCGAACCTCTTACCTCACAGCATAGGCTTCTATTAACTGCCCTAAAATTGAAAACACCCATTAAGACTAAAATACCAAGAGTCGAAAAGATCAAATGGCATGCACTAAACGGTGACAAGGGAAAAGCTGTGAGAGATCAGATAATAGAATATCTAGGAAATACATCCCCCGAAAATTATAGCTCAACATCGAAATTGTGGGAGAACTTTGAATCATTCTGCGTTGCTACTGTCAAACGTGAGCTGGGTGTCAGCAAAGGAGCTCTACATAGTGCAAAGGATGCTAAATGGTGGAATAACCGCGCTAAGGATAGTGTAGCTGAAAAGAAAAGGCTGTTCAAAATCTGGCAAAACACTCGCTCTGAAGAGGATAGAGAAATCTACATACAGGCCAAAAAAGCCGCAAGAAAAACGGTAGCggtagagagagagagaaagccGAGTCAGAGCTTCATCAGCGATTGGAATCATCGGCTGACTTtgacatatataaaatag